A portion of the Pseudomonadota bacterium genome contains these proteins:
- the gpmA gene encoding 2,3-diphosphoglycerate-dependent phosphoglycerate mutase: MHKAVLLRHGESVWNRENRFTGWTDVDLSEKGIVEAHEGAAELAKGGYTFDVAFTSVLKRAIRTLWIVQDDMDLMWIPVHRSWRLNERHYGALQGLNKSEMAAAHGEEQVKIWRRSYDIPPPALVPDDERWPGRDPRYSELTKEELPATECLKDTVERFLPYWHKTIAPTIRAGKRVIIAAHGNSLRALVKYLDDISDREIVSLNIPTGMPLVYELDDDLNAVNRYYLGDPDKVRAAMEAVASQGKAK, translated from the coding sequence ATGCACAAGGCGGTGCTGCTCAGGCACGGGGAGAGCGTCTGGAACAGGGAGAACCGCTTCACCGGATGGACCGACGTCGACCTCTCGGAAAAGGGGATCGTGGAGGCTCACGAGGGTGCTGCGGAGCTCGCCAAGGGGGGGTACACGTTCGACGTGGCCTTCACCTCGGTGCTCAAGCGCGCGATACGGACGCTGTGGATCGTGCAGGACGACATGGACCTCATGTGGATACCGGTGCACCGCTCCTGGCGCCTCAACGAGCGCCACTACGGCGCGCTGCAGGGGCTCAACAAATCGGAGATGGCCGCGGCCCACGGCGAGGAGCAGGTCAAGATCTGGCGGCGCAGCTACGACATCCCGCCGCCGGCGCTTGTGCCCGACGACGAGCGCTGGCCCGGCCGCGACCCGCGCTACAGTGAGCTCACGAAGGAGGAGCTGCCCGCCACCGAGTGCCTCAAGGACACGGTGGAGCGCTTCCTCCCGTACTGGCACAAGACCATCGCGCCGACCATCAGGGCGGGCAAGAGGGTCATCATCGCGGCCCACGGGAACTCGCTGCGCGCCCTGGTGAAGTATCTCGACGACATCTCCGACCGGGAGATCGTCAGCCTCAACATCCCCACCGGGATGCCGCTGGTCTACGAGCTGGACGACGACCTGAACGCCGTGAACCGCTACTATCTCGGCGACCCCGACAAGGTGCGGGCGGCCATGGAGGCGGTGGCGAGCCAGGGAAAGGCGAAGTGA